The sequence TAAATGGCGCGTCGCGCGTATTCAGGATGACCGCGTCTCCCAGAGCAACACGCGCGGCATGGTCACCTTCGCGACTTCCGGCCCGAACGCGCGCACCACGCAGGTCTTCATCAATTTCGACGACAACAGCCGGCTCGACGGCATGGGTTTTGCGCCGTTCGGCAAGGTCGTCTCGGGCATGGATATCGTCGACAAGCTCTATTCGGGCTATGGCGAGGGCGCGCCGAACGGCCGCGGCCCCGACCAGAACCGCATCCAGACGGAAGGCAATGCGTATCTGACGCAAGGCTTTCCGCGGCTCGATCACGTCACCAAGGCGACCATCGTCCCCTGACGACAAGCCTTCGATTTCCAGGACAAGGAGTTTTCCGATTATGGCCAAGCCAGAAGATACGCTGACGCTCGAAACCACCAAGGGCAACGTCGTCATCGAGATGCGCCCCGACCTCGCGCCCGGCCATGTCGCGCGCATCAAGGAGTTGGTGAAGGAAGGCTTCTATGACGGCATTGTCTTTCACCGTGTCATCGATGGCTTCATGGCGCAGACCGGTTGTCCGCAGGGCACCGGCATGGGCGGTTCCGGCAAAAAGCTGAAGGCCGAGTTCAACACCGAGCCGCATGTGCGCGGCACGGTGTCGATGGCGCGCGCCTCGAACCCGGATTCGGGCGACAGTCAGTTCTTCATCGTGTTCGACGATGCCACCTTCCTCGACAACCAGTATACGGTCTGGGGCAAGGTGATCTCCGGCATGGAGAACGT comes from Undibacter mobilis and encodes:
- a CDS encoding peptidylprolyl isomerase, encoding MISRRLLLSVALLTAGLSPALAQNAKLANPAALTEQAPATYKAKFDTSKGSFVIQVTRAWAPTGADRFYNLVKNGYFDDGRFFRVIPGFMVQFGLNADPALNAKWRVARIQDDRVSQSNTRGMVTFATSGPNARTTQVFINFDDNSRLDGMGFAPFGKVVSGMDIVDKLYSGYGEGAPNGRGPDQNRIQTEGNAYLTQGFPRLDHVTKATIVP
- a CDS encoding peptidylprolyl isomerase; this translates as MAKPEDTLTLETTKGNVVIEMRPDLAPGHVARIKELVKEGFYDGIVFHRVIDGFMAQTGCPQGTGMGGSGKKLKAEFNTEPHVRGTVSMARASNPDSGDSQFFIVFDDATFLDNQYTVWGKVISGMENVDKIKRGEPVQSPDKIVKATMGA